One region of Gemmatimonadota bacterium genomic DNA includes:
- a CDS encoding GspE/PulE family protein gives MLFYDVTAFESERGEGNLRVDGVLLDAPSPPAGMAAAIVSRLRIMAELDIAERRLPQDGRIRLAVSGRQLDVRVSTLPSLHGESVVLRLLGSATARLGIDELGMPADIRDQFLSAASRSHGIVLVTGPTGSGKTTTLYAALDHIRSGTEKILTVEDPVEYELPGAVQVSIKPRIGLTFASALRALLRQDPDVMLVGEIRDLETAEIAIHAALTGHLVLSTLHTNDAAGALTRLVDLGVEPYLVASTVQAVLAQRLVRLTCAECGRWTAPSESEVSWAEANGTRLERVKRGAGCTECRGTGYRGRTGAYALLSMSDHARTQFGHGAPAMAIRDQAVRAGMRLLKDAAVEFVRKGLTTPHEIARVTG, from the coding sequence ATGCTCTTCTATGATGTCACCGCGTTTGAGTCCGAGAGGGGGGAAGGGAATCTCCGCGTCGACGGCGTGTTGCTCGACGCCCCATCTCCACCGGCGGGAATGGCGGCGGCCATCGTAAGCCGCCTGAGAATCATGGCGGAACTGGACATCGCGGAACGGAGGCTCCCGCAGGACGGACGGATTCGGCTAGCGGTGTCGGGTCGGCAACTCGATGTGCGCGTCAGCACCCTGCCGTCTCTGCACGGCGAGAGCGTCGTTCTCCGGTTGCTCGGCTCCGCCACGGCGCGTCTGGGCATCGACGAGTTGGGCATGCCCGCTGACATCCGGGACCAGTTCCTGTCCGCGGCCTCCAGATCTCACGGGATCGTCCTTGTCACCGGCCCCACGGGCTCGGGAAAGACCACGACCCTCTACGCCGCGCTCGATCACATCCGCTCGGGAACGGAGAAGATTCTTACGGTCGAGGACCCGGTGGAGTACGAGCTGCCCGGCGCCGTGCAGGTCTCCATAAAGCCGCGCATCGGCCTCACCTTCGCGTCCGCGCTGCGCGCCCTGCTACGCCAGGACCCCGACGTAATGCTGGTGGGAGAGATTCGGGACCTGGAGACCGCCGAGATCGCCATCCATGCCGCGCTGACGGGCCACCTGGTGCTGTCCACGCTTCATACGAACGACGCGGCCGGCGCGCTCACTCGGCTGGTCGATCTCGGTGTGGAGCCGTACCTGGTCGCGAGCACCGTGCAAGCAGTGCTGGCGCAGCGCCTGGTCCGACTCACCTGCGCCGAGTGCGGACGCTGGACAGCTCCGAGCGAGTCAGAAGTGAGCTGGGCCGAGGCAAACGGGACGCGCCTAGAACGAGTCAAGCGCGGAGCCGGCTGCACCGAGTGCCGGGGCACGGGATACCGCGGTCGCACTGGCGCATACGCGCTGCTCTCAATGTCCGATCACGCGCGCACGCAGTTCGGTCACGGTGCGCCCGCAATGGCCATCCGTGATCAAGCCGTCAGAGCGGGGATGAGGCTGCTGAAGGACGCGGCGGTCGAGTTCGTCAGAAAGGGCCTCACCACCCCTCACGAAATCGCGCGCGTGACGGGATAA
- a CDS encoding HigA family addiction module antitoxin, whose amino-acid sequence MTRLPKYRRPTHPGEFLYLDWIEPMGLSVSKAAERLGISRPRLSEIVNGRRGISPDTAARLSKFLGTSADVWMGLQSDYDLWGALYGPDATDVTAIEPAERSAG is encoded by the coding sequence ATGACCCGACTGCCGAAGTACCGCCGCCCGACCCATCCGGGCGAGTTTCTGTACCTGGACTGGATCGAGCCGATGGGGCTCAGCGTCAGCAAGGCCGCCGAGCGGCTAGGGATCTCGCGTCCGCGGTTGAGTGAGATCGTGAACGGTCGGCGCGGCATCTCGCCGGACACCGCAGCACGGCTGTCGAAGTTCCTCGGGACGTCGGCCGATGTCTGGATGGGCCTACAGAGCGACTATGATCTCTGGGGCGCTCTGTACGGCCCCGACGCTACCGACGTGACTGCGATCGAGCCAGCGGAGCGAAGCGCCGGCTGA
- a CDS encoding Abi-alpha family protein, with the protein MSGETKNLGPLAEAVRETAVPQALELVTDLARNLLDPVTKQTGELLADYVRDLREKRKANAMAVVQRGREIVGESPVSDLASIPAQRLVPLLEAASLAEDETLREMWASLLATSLTVEAPETMSASYVEILRQLSPFDARVLNGVFIRFGWPRGGAVYVGGQPEPLGDVSTRDFGLSLHNLRRLGLVELGTRATERFREISEAVEELVERERARDSRYYGHQFWSLSSREKPPSSGSAVLSRLGHDFLLSCMPPRPRPVQTPVDEDSAEQTLREWIECAHDLRLYYIDDEPDLAQEFFALASTAGAWLKER; encoded by the coding sequence GTGTCAGGTGAGACCAAGAATCTAGGACCGTTGGCAGAGGCTGTTCGCGAAACTGCGGTCCCGCAGGCTCTTGAGTTGGTCACCGATCTTGCCCGCAATCTGCTCGATCCCGTCACGAAGCAAACGGGTGAGCTCCTCGCCGATTACGTTCGCGACCTTCGCGAAAAGCGAAAGGCAAACGCGATGGCGGTGGTTCAGAGAGGCAGGGAAATTGTGGGAGAGTCCCCCGTCTCGGATCTGGCGTCGATACCGGCGCAGCGGCTCGTCCCACTGCTAGAGGCTGCCAGTCTCGCGGAAGACGAGACTCTCCGGGAAATGTGGGCGTCGCTTCTGGCGACATCTCTCACGGTTGAGGCACCGGAGACGATGTCGGCCTCCTACGTTGAGATTCTAAGACAGCTGTCGCCGTTTGACGCCAGGGTGTTGAATGGCGTCTTTATTCGATTCGGGTGGCCACGAGGCGGGGCAGTATACGTAGGTGGCCAGCCAGAGCCCTTGGGCGATGTCAGCACGCGCGATTTTGGGCTATCCCTCCACAACCTTAGGAGACTCGGCCTGGTTGAACTTGGGACAAGAGCGACAGAGCGATTTCGAGAGATTAGTGAGGCAGTCGAGGAGTTGGTCGAGCGTGAGCGGGCGCGTGACTCGCGCTACTACGGTCATCAATTTTGGAGTTTATCTTCGCGCGAAAAGCCGCCGAGCTCGGGCAGCGCAGTGCTGTCCCGGCTAGGGCACGACTTCCTCCTTTCGTGTATGCCACCCCGCCCTCGGCCAGTGCAGACTCCCGTGGACGAGGATTCCGCTGAACAGACACTGCGGGAGTGGATCGAGTGCGCTCACGACCTGCGACTTTATTACATAGACGATGAGCCTGACCTTGCCCAGGAGTTCTTCGCCTTGGCCTCAACAGCGGGCGCCTGGCTCAAGGAGCGGTGA
- a CDS encoding RHS repeat-associated core domain-containing protein produces MRFALVLLVSLFSLARATLTEEAPASELAVVANEPGFEGSVAEPAANISVTPDQEPVTVNGGSTGTVTFEMFVVAPTTAAFYDVTCTPTGQITACVPDITEIDGFLLPQPEAVATITVTYTAGGAGTGEIKLLIKEQGCIKFCDQDWGTYDVTVTGAPVPPPEAPLSADIGMNPGDLHARSACVTSDAGPGAAFQCGELLAVHAMPAYRTLGRDRTLSLIYNSGTATPYPIVMANVWRDSVAQPDSFRVELSVGQATHTHSYPGDELPDLGTVKRVAVGFNAEQAGLATGVYEYDLTVRAYFGAVPKSTPLPTSELIVVNRRDSPYGAGWAVAGIAELHPNQPNNGLLLVGADGSAAYYKNPVGQTNIWIAPQGAYRDTIELASVPNPQPGGTGTVTMYERRPLDGTRIYFDDEGRQRWVTDRVGNVVEYTYVGTTGYKLNQIRVSPWESDKRYAFSYDAAGNLDYVNDPIVRQLNATVNASGDLVDVLDPGFIVTKKITFDYDNHRLVGRTSRRGHETRYAYHGPTPLLFKDTLPGLPLSVTTFKPLASRGLALAPSGNTAATATDTVLEIDDPRTDSADVAEFYTNRLGAVTRVVNAYGHATTVAYHGAAPLLPIRVATPNGAVRKNSYDSRMRLVAGIDSTHSAGTDSIIYKYEDPNAPAAPSEISSPLTATDRVVQHYGYNLDGTLNEVLVGDPASPTSKTTFTYGSYTYGSYGLVETITEHDVPTWNPTTQTSSPIDQVSTFGYAPVTFNLESVSFDGRTTSYEYDNAGNAEVSTRPGGRVTTFDYDDMNWQRSASVVIPNTNLLTTHFLYDDDGNRRSLTDPNNVERTWTYHPRGMQETMTDEFAKVEQYFYDEANNLTKTIDRQGDSVWTVYDRLNRPRTQRIGAVTIDDADEHDTVYKDDVSDLLADPTSVGQILIPVDTLTIDYDVMGNAIRIENRAAIITRTYNKQGALEFDSTYLKLGNNPGKGLRYSYNRAGARETLQTEWRTYTYSHDPVDGSLSEISYPSATMLPTINWTWEAGSVSFSWDNLGRQDSVHLPSGSWAKFRYDSGGRLAKLLAQSPTRTIADDDRTFSSADEMEYMEERETVAGSQTFLHDWEYDGGGRTTLYLKQLEFAGDVEKSQFRYDYNGNREWEKKFPAQISHDSTLNVLVPGSNRLDRRDFYLNGQAVWQKLYRYDHNGNQIREHWRWTDKWVANDFYYDPAGRLIIQKPTNADCSSEPFPDVAACGSLSPLNAAKFTTAYHYDGLGRRVAWNKNGALDWTFYDGDNVIEFVGVEFLQGPGTDDPLVVFLPLNITCSGNSTAAEYITRGGRLVSYQSAANGADCKANEIGGTWSRFGQQAGAIVASEGFALSRSTQSDAPEISFFRNRYYDAFTGRFLQEDPIGHAGGINLYAYSGNAPAQFTDPFGLCEEEDQEAQSDCELFAKFVESLAARASSDAEFVGLLAEALAGIEPGDFLPSKRATVRFGNSGFRSELVDDETPARHYTASLNLAFRGVGGHLTGSAVAIGRELPGICRAGCSIEDVRLGFVGSAHGAGLDANVQFSKTGSILSINSDLRFQLADWIRRDL; encoded by the coding sequence ATGCGGTTCGCGCTGGTCCTGCTGGTCTCGTTGTTCTCCCTCGCACGCGCGACGCTGACAGAAGAGGCGCCCGCCTCGGAGTTGGCCGTGGTGGCCAATGAACCGGGCTTCGAAGGGTCGGTCGCCGAGCCAGCGGCGAACATTTCGGTGACGCCGGATCAGGAGCCAGTCACGGTGAACGGTGGCTCGACAGGTACGGTGACGTTCGAGATGTTCGTTGTCGCGCCCACGACAGCGGCCTTCTACGACGTGACCTGCACGCCTACGGGTCAGATCACCGCGTGCGTTCCCGACATCACGGAGATCGACGGCTTCCTGCTCCCTCAGCCAGAGGCGGTTGCAACCATTACGGTTACCTACACGGCTGGCGGCGCTGGTACGGGCGAGATCAAGCTGCTGATCAAGGAGCAAGGCTGTATCAAGTTCTGCGATCAAGACTGGGGCACCTACGACGTCACGGTCACGGGCGCTCCTGTGCCGCCACCCGAGGCACCGCTCTCAGCAGACATCGGGATGAATCCGGGGGACTTGCACGCGCGTAGCGCTTGCGTAACGTCAGACGCTGGGCCGGGCGCCGCGTTCCAGTGCGGTGAGCTGCTCGCGGTCCACGCGATGCCTGCGTACCGGACGCTCGGCAGGGACCGCACGCTCTCGCTTATCTACAACAGCGGAACGGCCACGCCCTATCCGATCGTGATGGCGAACGTGTGGCGGGATTCGGTCGCCCAGCCTGATAGCTTCAGGGTCGAACTCAGCGTAGGCCAGGCCACGCATACCCATTCCTATCCCGGAGACGAGTTGCCGGACTTGGGCACGGTCAAACGCGTAGCGGTTGGATTCAACGCGGAACAGGCCGGCCTCGCGACAGGTGTCTACGAGTACGATCTGACGGTGCGGGCATACTTCGGAGCGGTACCCAAATCCACGCCGTTGCCGACGTCCGAGTTGATCGTCGTGAACCGGCGAGACAGCCCATATGGTGCGGGCTGGGCCGTGGCGGGGATCGCCGAGCTGCATCCCAACCAGCCGAACAACGGGCTGCTGCTCGTCGGGGCGGACGGGAGCGCGGCGTATTACAAGAACCCGGTCGGCCAGACGAACATCTGGATCGCGCCGCAGGGCGCCTACCGGGACACGATCGAGTTGGCGTCGGTTCCGAACCCGCAGCCGGGCGGGACCGGGACCGTGACGATGTACGAGCGGAGGCCGCTCGACGGGACACGGATCTACTTCGATGACGAGGGCAGGCAGCGGTGGGTGACCGACCGCGTTGGCAACGTTGTCGAGTACACGTACGTGGGCACAACAGGCTACAAGCTGAACCAGATCCGGGTCTCACCCTGGGAGTCGGACAAACGGTATGCTTTCAGCTATGACGCGGCGGGCAACCTCGACTATGTGAACGACCCGATCGTGCGGCAACTCAACGCGACCGTGAACGCGAGCGGCGACCTGGTCGACGTGCTGGACCCCGGGTTCATTGTCACGAAGAAGATCACCTTCGATTACGACAACCACCGCCTCGTCGGGCGGACGAGCCGGCGCGGCCACGAGACACGGTACGCCTACCACGGTCCCACGCCGCTATTATTCAAGGACACGCTGCCGGGTCTACCGCTCTCCGTTACGACTTTCAAACCGCTGGCGAGTAGGGGACTTGCGCTGGCGCCGAGCGGAAACACGGCGGCTACGGCGACGGACACCGTGCTCGAGATCGATGATCCTCGGACGGACAGCGCGGATGTCGCCGAGTTCTACACGAACCGGCTCGGGGCGGTCACAAGAGTTGTCAATGCGTACGGGCACGCTACGACGGTGGCCTATCACGGCGCCGCGCCTCTCCTCCCGATTCGCGTCGCGACGCCCAACGGCGCGGTTCGCAAGAACAGCTACGACAGCCGGATGCGGCTCGTCGCGGGCATCGACTCAACGCATAGTGCTGGTACCGACTCGATCATCTACAAATACGAGGATCCGAACGCGCCGGCAGCGCCGAGCGAAATCAGCTCACCCCTGACCGCCACCGACCGAGTCGTGCAACATTACGGCTACAATCTGGACGGCACGCTGAACGAGGTGCTAGTCGGAGACCCGGCGAGCCCGACTAGCAAGACGACCTTTACATACGGATCCTACACGTACGGGTCCTATGGCTTGGTCGAGACGATTACCGAACACGATGTGCCGACCTGGAACCCTACGACCCAGACGAGCAGTCCCATCGATCAGGTCAGTACGTTCGGGTATGCGCCTGTTACGTTCAACCTTGAGAGCGTTTCGTTCGACGGCCGAACCACATCCTACGAGTACGACAACGCCGGCAACGCCGAGGTGTCTACGCGTCCGGGAGGCCGTGTCACGACCTTCGACTACGATGACATGAATTGGCAGCGTTCCGCGTCGGTCGTGATACCGAACACGAACCTGCTCACGACGCACTTCCTCTACGACGACGATGGCAACCGGCGGTCGCTAACCGACCCGAACAATGTCGAGCGGACCTGGACGTACCATCCGCGGGGGATGCAGGAGACCATGACTGACGAGTTCGCCAAGGTCGAGCAGTACTTCTACGATGAGGCGAACAACCTTACGAAGACGATCGACCGTCAAGGCGATTCCGTCTGGACGGTGTACGATCGGCTGAACCGGCCGCGCACACAGCGGATCGGAGCCGTGACCATCGACGACGCCGACGAGCACGACACCGTTTACAAGGACGATGTGTCCGACTTGCTCGCAGATCCAACCTCCGTAGGCCAGATCTTGATTCCCGTTGACACGCTCACGATCGACTACGACGTAATGGGCAACGCGATTCGGATCGAGAATCGGGCCGCGATCATCACTCGAACCTACAACAAACAGGGCGCGCTTGAGTTCGACTCCACCTACTTGAAGCTTGGCAATAACCCGGGGAAGGGCTTGCGCTACTCCTACAACCGGGCCGGCGCACGCGAAACGCTGCAGACCGAGTGGCGAACGTACACCTACAGCCACGATCCGGTCGACGGAAGCCTGTCTGAGATCAGTTATCCGTCCGCCACGATGCTGCCTACGATCAATTGGACGTGGGAGGCGGGTTCCGTGAGCTTCTCCTGGGACAACCTGGGTCGGCAGGACAGTGTACATCTGCCCAGCGGCTCTTGGGCCAAGTTCCGCTACGACTCCGGCGGAAGACTGGCCAAGCTATTGGCGCAGAGTCCCACCCGGACGATCGCAGACGACGACCGCACGTTCAGCTCCGCCGACGAGATGGAGTACATGGAGGAGCGCGAGACCGTCGCCGGATCGCAAACGTTTCTCCATGACTGGGAGTACGATGGCGGTGGTCGTACAACGTTGTACCTCAAGCAACTTGAGTTTGCCGGGGACGTCGAGAAAAGTCAGTTTCGTTACGATTACAACGGCAATCGGGAGTGGGAGAAGAAATTCCCGGCGCAAATCAGTCATGATTCGACGTTGAACGTGCTCGTGCCCGGGTCGAATCGGCTCGATCGCCGTGATTTCTACCTAAACGGTCAAGCAGTTTGGCAGAAACTGTACCGCTATGACCACAACGGAAACCAGATACGCGAGCACTGGAGGTGGACCGACAAGTGGGTGGCGAATGATTTCTACTACGATCCTGCTGGTCGCCTGATCATCCAGAAACCGACCAATGCAGACTGCTCCAGCGAGCCTTTCCCCGATGTCGCGGCCTGCGGCAGTCTTTCCCCGCTCAACGCGGCAAAGTTTACGACGGCCTATCACTATGACGGATTGGGTCGGCGAGTCGCCTGGAACAAGAACGGCGCGCTCGATTGGACCTTCTACGACGGCGACAACGTGATCGAGTTCGTGGGGGTCGAGTTCCTCCAAGGCCCCGGTACGGACGACCCGCTGGTTGTCTTCCTTCCGCTCAACATTACGTGTTCGGGCAACAGCACAGCCGCAGAGTATATCACACGGGGCGGACGACTCGTCAGCTACCAAAGCGCCGCGAACGGCGCCGACTGCAAGGCGAACGAGATCGGCGGCACCTGGTCGAGGTTCGGCCAGCAGGCCGGCGCGATCGTCGCAAGCGAAGGCTTCGCGTTAAGTCGGTCGACTCAGTCCGACGCGCCCGAGATATCCTTCTTTCGGAACCGATACTATGATGCTTTCACGGGTCGGTTTCTCCAGGAGGATCCCATCGGGCACGCTGGTGGTATCAACCTCTATGCTTACTCGGGCAACGCGCCCGCTCAGTTCACGGATCCGTTCGGGCTGTGTGAGGAAGAGGACCAGGAGGCTCAGAGCGATTGTGAACTCTTTGCCAAGTTTGTTGAGAGCCTCGCGGCACGCGCTTCGTCTGATGCCGAGTTTGTGGGTTTGCTAGCGGAGGCACTTGCTGGAATTGAGCCAGGAGATTTCCTCCCCAGCAAGCGAGCGACCGTGCGGTTTGGCAATTCTGGTTTTCGAAGTGAGCTTGTAGACGACGAAACCCCTGCGCGTCACTACACGGCTTCTCTCAATCTCGCGTTTAGAGGGGTAGGGGGACACCTAACCGGCTCTGCGGTTGCTATCGGCCGCGAGCTACCGGGCATTTGCCGAGCGGGCTGCAGTATCGAAGATGTCCGGCTAGGCTTCGTAGGATCGGCGCATGGCGCTGGCCTAGATGCTAACGTACAGTTCTCGAAGACGGGTTCGATACTGTCTATCAATTCCGATCTCCGATTCCAACTGGCGGATTGGATACGGCGTGACCTCTAG
- the cysS gene encoding cysteine--tRNA ligase, with translation MAIRFYNTLQRAQEPFEPLRPGRVGIYACGPTVYQLPHIGNYRTFLFNDLLHRWLEWKGFEVRMVMNVTDVDDRIIDLAAERGVSIGEYTAPHADGFFAELDTLGARDADAYPRATDHIPDMVALVEKLVERGHAYVADGSVYYDIGSFEGYGKLSRIPLDDVRVGERVASDSYEKQDARDFALWKAAKDSDRAVGAAWPSPWGEGRPGWHLECSAMSMAELGTTLDIHTGGEDLVFPHHEDEIAQSEGATGQPFVRTWMHAKHLLLDTEKMSKSVGNVVGLADVLEAGFHPAAIRYLLLSAHYRNELSFSYDGLSDASAALRRALDFRDRLRGLAGDASGDEIAAPLAPTTDEERTGFLSLGDADAEDLAGAAAAFIRDFEAALEDDLNTPAALGALFTFVRRANAELDRGRQEGAAAGLAALAAFDQVFGVFELADRGAGVDPDVAAWADERLEARQRARAQRDWAAADAIREELAAAGLVVEDTPQGPRWKPTGAVPAG, from the coding sequence ATGGCGATCCGCTTCTACAACACGCTGCAGCGCGCGCAGGAGCCCTTCGAGCCGCTGCGGCCGGGTCGGGTGGGCATCTACGCGTGCGGCCCCACGGTTTATCAGCTCCCGCACATCGGCAACTACCGCACCTTCCTCTTCAACGACCTGCTGCATCGGTGGCTCGAGTGGAAGGGGTTCGAGGTGCGCATGGTCATGAACGTCACCGACGTGGACGACCGCATCATCGATCTCGCGGCCGAGCGCGGCGTCAGCATCGGCGAGTACACCGCCCCCCACGCCGATGGGTTCTTCGCCGAGCTCGACACGCTGGGGGCGCGGGACGCCGACGCCTATCCGCGCGCGACCGACCACATCCCGGACATGGTCGCGCTGGTGGAGAAGCTCGTAGAGCGGGGGCACGCCTACGTAGCGGACGGGTCCGTCTACTACGACATCGGTTCGTTCGAGGGCTACGGCAAGCTCTCGCGCATTCCGCTGGACGACGTGCGGGTCGGAGAGCGGGTGGCGTCAGATAGCTACGAAAAGCAGGACGCGCGTGACTTCGCGCTGTGGAAGGCGGCCAAGGACTCAGACCGCGCGGTGGGCGCCGCGTGGCCCTCACCGTGGGGCGAGGGGCGGCCCGGATGGCACCTGGAGTGCTCCGCGATGAGCATGGCCGAGCTGGGCACTACGCTGGACATCCACACCGGCGGCGAGGACTTGGTCTTCCCGCACCACGAAGACGAGATAGCGCAGTCGGAAGGCGCCACCGGCCAGCCCTTCGTGCGCACCTGGATGCACGCCAAGCACCTCCTGCTGGACACCGAGAAGATGTCCAAGTCGGTGGGCAACGTGGTGGGGCTGGCCGACGTTCTGGAAGCGGGCTTCCACCCCGCCGCCATCCGCTATCTTCTGCTGAGCGCGCACTACAGGAACGAGCTGAGCTTCAGCTACGACGGGCTCAGCGACGCGTCGGCCGCGCTGCGCCGGGCGCTGGACTTCCGCGACCGGCTGCGGGGCTTAGCCGGGGACGCGTCTGGCGACGAGATCGCGGCTCCGCTGGCGCCGACGACGGACGAGGAGCGGACCGGTTTCCTTAGCCTGGGCGACGCCGACGCGGAGGACTTGGCGGGCGCGGCGGCCGCGTTCATCCGCGACTTCGAGGCGGCGCTCGAGGACGACCTGAACACGCCCGCGGCGCTGGGCGCGCTGTTCACTTTCGTGCGCCGGGCGAACGCCGAGCTCGACAGGGGTCGCCAAGAGGGAGCCGCCGCCGGCCTGGCGGCGCTGGCCGCGTTCGACCAGGTGTTCGGCGTGTTCGAGCTCGCCGACCGCGGGGCGGGCGTGGACCCCGACGTCGCGGCCTGGGCCGACGAGCGCCTGGAGGCGCGCCAACGCGCCCGCGCCCAGCGCGACTGGGCCGCCGCCGACGCCATCCGTGAGGAACTGGCGGCGGCCGGTCTGGTGGTCGAGGACACGCCGCAGGGCCCGCGCTGGAAGCCGACCGGCGCGGTGCCGGCGGGGTAG
- a CDS encoding site-specific integrase: protein MARKKERVYTRDRGGETRYYADFRDYAHVGGGREALKAPGLTRATADPDNAAILAAARLAELKAKAERVDRGLRPDPEPDEHPGALLASYASYHLQKKVESGKFTTKWLESAERHLRAAVEFFGADRALAEIGVKDVQAWAKRLAELQTRSGRPLSPTSQRKYLNSLSNLFRRAASEHETTKVQPGYNPVGAMVEKPSGVTTTEAQWLEVHEGALLLESARTYQPAPDASAFGFHHELIATFLLTGGRMSEVLGLTAGDVSFERGTVTFRPNDHRRLKTKTSHRPVPLWPQLREILLPYVEAREVGPGALLFPGRKGGMVQELRKALDTIAGRAGWAPGEIRSKMLRHTYCTARLQTLDRGAPVSPFTVTREMGHGGRALVDKVYGHLGQMRHRSEVVEYRVEQWQEELGKRLSALRLVAA from the coding sequence ATGGCCAGGAAGAAGGAGCGGGTCTACACCCGCGACCGCGGCGGCGAGACGCGCTATTACGCCGACTTCCGCGACTACGCTCACGTGGGAGGCGGACGGGAGGCTCTCAAGGCCCCCGGGCTGACCCGGGCCACCGCGGACCCCGACAACGCGGCCATCCTCGCCGCTGCCCGCCTGGCGGAGCTCAAGGCGAAGGCGGAGCGGGTGGACCGCGGTCTGCGGCCCGACCCCGAACCCGACGAGCATCCGGGCGCCCTGCTCGCTTCGTACGCGTCCTACCATCTCCAGAAGAAGGTGGAGTCCGGGAAGTTCACGACGAAGTGGCTGGAGTCCGCGGAGCGGCACCTGCGCGCTGCGGTCGAGTTCTTCGGGGCCGACCGGGCGCTGGCCGAGATCGGCGTGAAGGACGTCCAGGCGTGGGCTAAGCGGCTCGCAGAGCTGCAGACGCGCTCGGGGAGGCCGCTGTCGCCGACTTCGCAGCGGAAGTACCTGAACAGCCTGAGCAACCTGTTCCGCCGCGCGGCGTCCGAGCACGAGACGACGAAAGTCCAGCCGGGCTACAACCCGGTGGGCGCGATGGTCGAGAAGCCGAGCGGCGTCACGACGACCGAAGCCCAATGGCTCGAGGTGCACGAGGGCGCTCTTCTCCTGGAGAGCGCCCGCACCTACCAGCCCGCTCCGGATGCCTCGGCCTTCGGCTTCCACCATGAGCTGATCGCCACCTTCCTGCTCACTGGCGGCCGGATGTCGGAGGTGCTTGGCCTCACGGCCGGCGACGTGAGCTTCGAGCGCGGAACCGTGACGTTCCGACCGAACGACCATCGCCGCCTAAAAACCAAGACCTCGCACCGACCGGTCCCGCTCTGGCCACAGCTCCGCGAGATCCTGTTGCCCTACGTCGAGGCGAGAGAGGTCGGGCCTGGCGCGCTGCTCTTCCCTGGCCGGAAGGGAGGAATGGTCCAGGAGCTCCGGAAGGCACTCGACACGATCGCGGGTCGGGCCGGCTGGGCCCCCGGGGAGATCCGCTCGAAGATGCTTAGGCACACCTACTGTACGGCCCGGCTCCAGACGCTCGACCGCGGCGCTCCGGTCTCCCCCTTCACCGTCACCCGCGAGATGGGCCACGGCGGCCGTGCGCTCGTCGACAAGGTCTACGGCCACCTCGGCCAGATGCGGCACCGCTCCGAGGTCGTGGAGTACCGCGTCGAGCAGTGGCAGGAAGAGCTGGGGAAGCGGCTGTCGGCGTTGCGGCTGGTGGCCGCGTGA